The Halomonas qaidamensis genome includes the window ACCCATGAACAGATCAAAGCCCTATTTGAGCAGCTAGAGCAGTCGCGTAACAAGCACGTCACGCTAATAGCTACTTTATGCCTGGCTACTGGAGCCCGATGGAGTGAAGTCCAATTTCTGCGCGCTGAATTGGTTAGGGATGGCCGTGTTACCTATGTCGACACCAAAAATGGCCGAAGTCGTTCGGTGCCTCTCTCTGACGAACTTTACCAACGCCTTAAAGCTCACGGGCCGCAGATCGGATGGCTTTTCCCCCGCGATGCCTACCAAGCGTTTACCAATGCTATTAATAACGCAGGTATTACCCTTCCTAAAGGACAGCGAACCCACGTCCTACGACACACGTTCGCAAGTCACTTCATAATGAACGGCGGCAACTTATTAACACTACAAAAAATACTCGGTCATCAATCGATTCAAATGACCATGCGTTATGCACATGTAGCCCCTGACCACCTGACGGAAGCCGTCACGTACGGGCCAAAATTTTAGACTGTAGACAGTTTGTAGACACTGGCAAAAAAAGGTACAGCGGGGGAAGGCACTTAGGAGGGTAAGTCTTTG containing:
- a CDS encoding tyrosine-type recombinase/integrase, producing MRLPERELSYLTHEQIKALFEQLEQSRNKHVTLIATLCLATGARWSEVQFLRAELVRDGRVTYVDTKNGRSRSVPLSDELYQRLKAHGPQIGWLFPRDAYQAFTNAINNAGITLPKGQRTHVLRHTFASHFIMNGGNLLTLQKILGHQSIQMTMRYAHVAPDHLTEAVTYGPKF